One genomic segment of Mesoterricola silvestris includes these proteins:
- a CDS encoding FtsB family cell division protein, whose translation MNTSVLLKSSTLWGALAFSGIASTAILLFSPGGVGSLHKRQAELLDQQRQLVKMRRANLELSEEVKRLAARDPELYEALARQQGLARPGETIYTFRERGARR comes from the coding sequence ATGAACACGTCGGTCCTCCTGAAGTCCAGCACCCTGTGGGGCGCCCTGGCCTTCTCGGGGATCGCGTCCACGGCCATCCTGCTCTTCTCCCCCGGGGGCGTCGGCAGCCTCCACAAGCGCCAGGCCGAGCTCCTCGACCAGCAGCGCCAGCTGGTGAAGATGCGCCGGGCCAACCTGGAACTGAGCGAGGAGGTCAAGCGCCTCGCCGCCCGGGATCCCGAGCTCTACGAGGCCCTGGCCCGGCAGCAGGGCCTCGCCCGCCCCGGGGAGACCATCTACACCTTCCGGGAGCGGGGCGCCCGGCGCTGA
- a CDS encoding diaminopimelate epimerase — MFTLASASGNSFAYAWDPLPGGGAAWARAVCPGRNLDGLFLLARPAAGAPWVLEHWDADGASTFCSNGTRAALAVPGAPPGMEVEVLSNGEPIRLRREGADVAIRMPSGPGTGFRPFPAPLEGPHAFGWVGNPQLVLERAGVAALDLGRLAPPLRNHPALPGGTNVNVLEVLEPGTARIRSWERGVEGETPCCGTGCAVAGAWLARRTGIRAWRLLAPGGAVAVTVEPEGEGWRELWLSGPVVAQGTFDPGPSLLS; from the coding sequence ATGTTCACCCTCGCCTCGGCCTCGGGCAACAGCTTCGCCTACGCCTGGGATCCGCTCCCGGGCGGCGGCGCGGCCTGGGCCCGCGCCGTGTGCCCCGGGCGAAACCTGGACGGCCTCTTCCTCCTGGCCCGCCCCGCGGCGGGCGCCCCCTGGGTCCTGGAGCACTGGGACGCCGACGGGGCCTCCACCTTCTGCTCCAACGGCACCCGGGCCGCCCTCGCGGTACCCGGCGCGCCGCCCGGGATGGAGGTCGAGGTGCTCTCCAACGGCGAGCCCATCCGCCTGCGCCGGGAGGGCGCCGATGTGGCGATCCGCATGCCCTCGGGCCCCGGCACCGGGTTCCGCCCCTTCCCCGCCCCCCTCGAAGGTCCCCATGCCTTCGGCTGGGTGGGCAATCCGCAACTGGTGCTGGAGCGCGCCGGGGTCGCCGCCCTGGACCTGGGCCGACTGGCGCCCCCCCTCCGGAACCACCCCGCCCTGCCCGGCGGCACCAACGTCAACGTCCTGGAAGTGCTCGAACCCGGCACCGCCCGCATCCGCAGCTGGGAGCGCGGGGTGGAGGGCGAGACCCCCTGCTGCGGCACGGGCTGCGCCGTGGCGGGAGCGTGGCTGGCGCGGCGGACCGGAATCCGCGCCTGGCGCCTCCTGGCCCCGGGCGGGGCCGTGGCCGTGACCGTGGAACCCGAGGGCGAAGGCTGGCGGGAACTCTGGCTTTCGGGTCCCGTGGTGGCGCAGGGGACCTTCGACCCCGGTCCTTCGTTGCTATCCTGA